The following proteins come from a genomic window of Prionailurus viverrinus isolate Anna chromosome D1, UM_Priviv_1.0, whole genome shotgun sequence:
- the LOC125177123 gene encoding olfactory receptor 52R1-like yields the protein MLASGNSSAHPEYFILLGIPGLENSQFWIAFPLCAMYVVAIIGNTTVLHIIRIDHTLHEPMYLFLAMLAITDLVLSSSTQPKMLAILWFHAHETQYHACLIQMFFIHAFSSVESGVLMAMALDRYVAICFPLRHSSVLTPAVVGKLGAAVMMRALLLVSPFCIMVSRMPFCPNQIIPQSYCEHMAVLKLVCADTRVNRAYGLFVAFSVVGFDMIVISVSYVMILRTVLGLPSGQSQVKAFGTCASHICVILAFYIPALFTFLTHRFGHHVPGAVHIMFANLYLLVPPMLNPIIYGVRTKQIKDRVIQSCCGKDP from the coding sequence ATGCTGGCTTCAGGGAACAGCTCTGCTCATCCTGAATACTTTATCCTACTTGGGATCCCAGGACTCGAGAATTCCCAATTTTGGATTGCCTTTCCTCTCTGTGCCATGTATGTTGTGGCTATAATTGGCAATACCACTGTCCTCCATATAATCCGAATTGACCACACTCTGCATGAGCCCATGTACCTCTTTCTAGCCATGCTGGCTATCACTGACCTGGTCCTCTCGTCTTCCACCCAACCTAAAATGCTGGCTATACTCTGGTTTCATGCTCATGAGACTCAATACCATGCCTGCCTCATCCAGATGTTCTTCATCCATGCCTTTTCCTCTGTGGAGTCTGGGGTACTCATGGCTATGGCCTTGGACCGTTATGTGGCCATCTGCTTCCCACTCCGTCACTCAAGTGTCCTGACTCCAGCTGTAGTGGGTAAATTGGGAGCAGCTGTGATGATGAGAGCATTGCTGTTGGTGAGCCCCTTCTGCATTATGGTCTCCAGGATGCCCTTCTGCCCCAACCAGATCATTCCTCAGTCATACTGTGAGCACATGGCTGTGCTAAAGCTGGTGTGTGCAGATACTAGAGTAAATCGTGCATATGGGCTCTTTGTGGCCTTCTCTGTGGTTGGCTTTGATATGATTGTCATCAGTGTATCCTATGTGATGATTTTGAGAACTGTTCTGGGGTTGCCTTCTGGTCAATCCCAGGTCAAGGCTTTTGGCACATGTGCGTCCCATATCTGTGTCATCTTGGCTTTTTATATCCCAGCGCTCTTTACATTCCTCACCCACCGCTTTGGACATCATGTGCCTGGAGCAGTACATATCATGTTCGCTAATCTCTATCTCCTGGTACCTCCTATGCTCAACCCCATCATCTATGGAGTTAGAACCAAGCAGATAAAGGACAGGGTTATTCAAAGTTGTTGTGGAAAAGATCCCTGA